One Gottschalkia purinilytica DNA segment encodes these proteins:
- a CDS encoding glycosyltransferase, producing the protein MRLSLCMIVKDEEENIVECLDRALKVVDEAIIVDTGSIDKTRKLLLEKYSEDDRVKIIDYEWENDFSKARNKSLQYAMGDWILVLDADERIFCNRNSLEKLLLENKEVVYSIPIYNIYGKDNFTVSTSMIRLYKNDNPIYKGAIHEQIFINGKQYLGGTIDKDICKIYHYGYDNGIFEAKNKSKRNMDIIKSEIEKDPKDPFNWYNKAIMEMIDGNFNSALNDFIKAHNLCNGIRKAYHNDLLIRMIQCMMMLKRYKDTISFIKTLLKDECINKMPDIYYYLGMCYKERKKYKKAIENFKKAIEIGDYYEGISKYGTGSFLSLIEWGEVLKINGRLDKAIEKYKEAIFNKNNPTMKGLEELKILLEENNMTCELKELEEEIEEIKETGTKTNNTEVKIELEKYKEEFKNNIQVLLEQGLIKEAKEMVLEFEKIVKNDVSVFSIKGIMSMMEGSLEEAERNFLKGLEIESFNVDILYNLAYLYESQGKITSAYRYYIKIQKSSSDEILLDEVKEKIKEYEKLNKIKDYKNRKKVLFISHIFPPLGGSGVQRSLKFVKYLRDFGWEPIVVTTGKTKFLLRDEEMISEIPEEVEIIRIDEVDKIDGRYSKKLIKLYSNIVNDNDLIKEYVHFISSSQEAYDNLILFPDQYIVWAKEVLEKIHDKVDFNGIDMIYTTSGPNSAHTIGYYLKERYSVPWIADFRDEWTNNPMMNYDKESIIYKMSFAFEQSIIHYADKVVTCTEISSDNYKRIFNLDNKKVDTITNGYDEDDFNNIKIQNYRDKFRIIHNGLLYGVDRKVDNFIKAIYNLIINGSIDKSKIEVTFGPTDDTERYKNILKDMKLEENIMFIDYLSHEESLKLASKSNLLLLVVGKSEKWKGVPTGKIYEYLRLCKPILALSPKESIVEEIIEKQNRGKNIEFDDIKEIERYILQQYNDWLNGKENSLEITDEVKIYERKLLSENLSKVFDEIHNIKNRRKLAFFCVKNGDSFLDDIITNLSREYEIKKIIIEKYEEFNLIDKWMQWSDICWFEWCDSLAEYGSKISIAKEKFIICRLHSYEAFTNNPNNVNWDNIDKIVFVAEHIRRFVIDKFDIREERTCVIPNGIDMKNWTFKSRNDGFNIANVGYIDYKKGPMLLLQAFKSIYDMDCRYKLYLAGKFKDDRDVLYFNQMVKQLGIEKNVFFEGWQNDLDNWLEDKNYILCTSVLESQNMSVMQAMSKGIKPIIHNFVGAKGIYKEEYIWNTIDEASNYIVSNNYDSKDYRDFIKNNYELSKTIKSIRNIINCTEDSVKEERDVEPLVTIGVTTYNCEKYLTVCLDSILKQTYKNIEILIVDDCSTDNTINIINRYKENHKNVISIYHDKNSGGASKGINEIIRNSNGKYFQWIACDDSLQPQAIETFVKFMENNDSIDYVYSNFNIIDKYSKIKEKCRYNELTSNEIIKHIFNTCSTPIPLNCLYRKSFFVDNEVNWIIYKGNDFSCDTINILNFIKNGIKIRKLEDYLVNYRIHDKNLSYNIEKRIYGSTTIIDYIVENFDEDIYLPNIEWSSIKNRKVYKSYIISRVFEEYIKNHLNGDLIPKYINNNKKDIERYMNYFAKRGIYYLEKFISYTNGNDSESERLKEYFSKYCLN; encoded by the coding sequence ATGAGACTAAGTCTTTGTATGATAGTAAAAGATGAAGAAGAAAATATAGTTGAATGTCTGGATAGAGCTTTAAAAGTGGTGGATGAAGCTATAATCGTGGATACAGGATCTATAGATAAAACAAGAAAATTACTTTTGGAGAAATATAGTGAAGATGACAGAGTGAAGATAATAGACTATGAATGGGAAAATGATTTTAGCAAAGCTAGAAATAAGTCCTTACAGTATGCTATGGGAGACTGGATATTAGTACTAGATGCTGATGAAAGAATATTTTGCAATAGGAATAGTCTTGAAAAGCTATTACTTGAGAATAAGGAAGTAGTATATAGTATTCCTATATATAATATATACGGAAAAGACAACTTTACAGTATCTACTTCTATGATACGTCTTTATAAAAATGATAACCCTATATATAAAGGAGCCATTCATGAACAAATTTTTATAAACGGGAAACAATATCTTGGAGGAACAATAGACAAAGATATATGCAAAATTTATCACTATGGATACGATAATGGTATATTTGAAGCTAAGAATAAAAGTAAAAGAAACATGGATATTATAAAGTCAGAAATAGAGAAAGATCCTAAAGATCCATTTAACTGGTATAACAAAGCTATAATGGAGATGATAGATGGCAATTTTAATAGCGCCTTAAACGACTTCATAAAAGCTCATAACTTATGTAACGGGATTAGAAAAGCTTATCATAATGACTTATTAATCAGAATGATACAATGTATGATGATGCTTAAAAGATATAAAGATACCATAAGTTTTATAAAAACTCTTTTAAAAGATGAATGCATAAATAAAATGCCAGACATATACTATTATTTAGGCATGTGTTATAAAGAAAGAAAAAAGTATAAGAAAGCTATAGAAAACTTTAAAAAAGCTATAGAAATTGGTGATTATTATGAAGGGATATCGAAGTATGGGACTGGAAGTTTTTTATCACTTATAGAATGGGGAGAAGTACTTAAAATTAACGGAAGATTAGATAAAGCTATAGAAAAATATAAAGAAGCTATATTTAATAAAAATAATCCTACTATGAAAGGATTAGAAGAACTTAAAATTTTACTAGAAGAAAATAATATGACATGTGAATTAAAAGAACTTGAAGAGGAAATAGAAGAAATAAAGGAAACTGGAACTAAAACAAATAATACAGAAGTAAAAATAGAACTTGAAAAGTATAAAGAAGAATTTAAAAATAACATACAAGTGTTATTAGAACAAGGGCTAATAAAAGAAGCTAAAGAGATGGTATTAGAGTTTGAGAAAATAGTAAAAAATGATGTAAGCGTTTTCTCTATTAAAGGTATTATGTCTATGATGGAAGGAAGTTTAGAAGAGGCAGAAAGAAACTTTTTAAAAGGGTTAGAAATAGAATCTTTCAATGTGGATATATTATATAACTTAGCTTACTTATATGAAAGTCAAGGAAAAATAACAAGCGCGTATAGATACTATATAAAGATACAGAAAAGTTCAAGTGATGAGATTCTATTAGATGAAGTTAAAGAGAAAATAAAAGAATATGAAAAGTTAAATAAAATAAAAGATTATAAGAATAGAAAAAAAGTTCTATTTATATCTCACATATTTCCACCGTTGGGTGGATCAGGAGTTCAGAGAAGCTTAAAGTTTGTGAAATACTTAAGAGACTTTGGATGGGAACCTATAGTAGTAACTACAGGAAAAACTAAATTTTTATTAAGAGATGAAGAAATGATATCGGAAATTCCAGAAGAAGTTGAAATTATAAGAATAGATGAAGTTGATAAAATAGACGGTAGATATTCTAAAAAATTAATAAAATTGTATAGTAATATAGTCAACGACAATGATCTAATCAAAGAATATGTACACTTTATAAGTAGCTCTCAAGAAGCTTATGATAACCTAATACTATTTCCAGATCAGTACATAGTTTGGGCTAAAGAAGTGTTAGAAAAGATTCACGATAAGGTAGACTTTAATGGTATAGATATGATATATACAACATCTGGACCAAACTCAGCTCATACTATAGGATACTATTTAAAAGAAAGATATAGTGTTCCATGGATAGCTGATTTTAGGGATGAATGGACTAACAATCCAATGATGAATTATGACAAAGAAAGTATAATATATAAAATGAGTTTTGCATTTGAACAAAGTATAATACATTATGCAGATAAAGTCGTTACTTGTACAGAGATATCTTCAGATAATTATAAGAGAATATTTAACTTAGATAATAAAAAAGTAGATACAATTACAAATGGATATGATGAAGATGATTTTAATAATATAAAAATTCAAAATTATAGAGATAAGTTTAGAATTATACACAATGGACTGCTCTATGGAGTTGATAGAAAAGTAGATAACTTTATAAAGGCTATTTATAATCTTATAATTAATGGATCAATAGATAAATCTAAAATAGAAGTTACATTTGGACCAACTGATGATACTGAAAGATATAAAAACATATTAAAAGATATGAAATTAGAAGAAAATATAATGTTTATAGATTATCTATCACATGAGGAAAGCTTAAAACTGGCTAGTAAAAGCAACTTACTTTTATTAGTTGTTGGAAAAAGTGAAAAATGGAAGGGAGTACCTACCGGGAAGATATATGAGTACTTGAGACTGTGCAAGCCTATATTAGCACTATCACCCAAGGAAAGTATAGTAGAAGAAATAATAGAAAAACAAAATAGGGGTAAAAATATTGAATTTGATGACATAAAAGAAATAGAAAGATATATTTTACAACAATATAACGATTGGTTAAATGGTAAAGAAAATAGTCTAGAAATAACAGATGAAGTTAAGATATATGAGAGAAAATTATTATCAGAAAATTTATCTAAGGTTTTTGATGAAATACATAATATTAAAAATAGAAGAAAATTGGCTTTTTTCTGTGTAAAAAATGGAGATTCATTTCTAGATGATATTATAACAAATTTATCACGAGAATATGAAATAAAAAAAATAATAATAGAAAAGTATGAAGAGTTTAATCTTATAGATAAATGGATGCAATGGAGTGACATATGTTGGTTTGAATGGTGTGATTCTTTAGCGGAGTATGGGAGTAAAATATCTATTGCTAAAGAAAAATTTATAATATGTAGACTACATAGTTATGAGGCTTTCACAAATAATCCTAATAATGTTAATTGGGATAACATAGACAAAATAGTATTTGTAGCTGAACATATAAGAAGATTTGTTATAGATAAATTTGATATAAGAGAAGAAAGAACATGCGTTATTCCAAATGGCATTGATATGAAGAATTGGACATTCAAAAGTAGAAATGACGGATTCAACATAGCAAATGTTGGTTATATAGACTATAAAAAAGGACCAATGCTATTATTACAAGCATTTAAGTCAATATATGATATGGACTGTAGATATAAGCTTTATTTAGCAGGAAAATTTAAAGATGATAGGGATGTACTATATTTTAATCAAATGGTAAAACAATTAGGCATAGAAAAGAATGTATTTTTTGAAGGATGGCAAAATGATTTAGATAATTGGCTAGAAGACAAGAACTATATATTATGTACTAGTGTATTAGAATCACAAAATATGAGTGTAATGCAGGCTATGTCTAAAGGTATAAAACCTATAATACATAATTTTGTTGGAGCAAAAGGTATATATAAAGAAGAATATATATGGAATACTATAGATGAAGCATCTAATTATATTGTAAGTAACAATTATGATTCAAAAGATTATAGGGATTTTATTAAAAATAATTATGAGCTTAGTAAAACCATAAAATCTATAAGAAATATTATAAATTGTACTGAAGATAGTGTAAAAGAAGAAAGAGATGTAGAACCATTAGTTACTATAGGCGTAACTACATATAATTGTGAAAAGTATCTAACTGTATGCTTAGATTCTATTTTAAAACAAACTTATAAAAATATTGAAATTTTAATAGTAGATGATTGCTCTACAGATAATACCATTAATATTATTAATAGATATAAAGAAAATCATAAAAATGTTATAAGTATATATCATGATAAAAACTCGGGAGGAGCTTCAAAAGGTATAAACGAAATTATTAGAAATTCAAATGGTAAATATTTTCAGTGGATTGCATGTGATGATTCATTACAGCCACAAGCCATAGAAACATTTGTCAAATTTATGGAGAATAATGATAGTATTGATTATGTTTATAGCAATTTCAATATAATAGATAAATATAGTAAAATAAAGGAAAAATGTAGATATAATGAACTTACATCAAATGAAATTATAAAACATATATTTAATACATGTTCTACACCCATACCATTAAACTGTTTATATAGAAAGTCGTTTTTTGTGGATAATGAAGTCAATTGGATAATCTATAAAGGAAATGATTTCTCTTGTGACACTATAAATATATTAAACTTCATAAAAAATGGAATTAAAATAAGAAAACTAGAGGACTATCTTGTAAATTATAGGATACATGATAAAAATCTTTCATATAACATAGAAAAAAGAATATATGGAAGTACAACTATTATAGACTATATAGTAGAAAATTTTGATGAGGATATCTATTTGCCAAATATAGAATGGAGCTCTATCAAGAACAGAAAAGTATATAAATCGTACATTATTTCTAGAGTTTTCGAAGAATATATAAAGAATCACTTAAATGGGGATTTAATACCTAAATATATAAATAATAATAAAAAAGATATAGAGCGATATATGAATTACTTTGCAAAAAGAGGAATATATTATTTAGAGAAATTTATAAGCTATACAAATGGTAATGATTCAGAATCAGAAAGATTAAAAGAATACTTTAGTAAATACTGTCTAAATTAG
- a CDS encoding flagellin encodes MRINNNMLAINTNRQLGITGGYQSKSMEKLSSGLRINRAGDDAAGLSISEKMRAQVRGLNMASKNAQDGISLIQTAEGALTETHAILQRMRELAVQAANDTNETIDRTSIKDELTELSNEIDRIAKSTTFNEKKLLDGSLSGTAKALNFQIGADCGVSMQLEIGNMDATTLTVNNVANSISNHKDATKAIDTVDKAIKAVSAQRSKLGANQNRLEHTIKNLDNAAENIQAAESRIRDTDMAKEMVNLTKQNILQQAAQAMLAQANQAPQGVLQLLR; translated from the coding sequence ATGAGAATTAATAACAATATGTTAGCGATAAACACTAACAGACAATTAGGAATTACTGGTGGATACCAATCAAAATCTATGGAAAAATTATCATCAGGATTAAGAATCAACCGTGCAGGAGATGATGCAGCTGGTCTATCAATCTCTGAAAAAATGAGAGCTCAAGTTAGAGGTCTTAACATGGCTTCAAAAAATGCTCAAGATGGTATATCACTTATCCAAACTGCAGAAGGTGCTTTAACAGAAACTCATGCAATACTTCAAAGAATGAGAGAATTAGCAGTACAAGCTGCAAATGATACTAACGAAACTATAGATAGAACATCTATAAAAGATGAATTAACAGAATTATCAAACGAAATTGATAGAATAGCAAAATCAACTACATTCAATGAGAAAAAACTATTAGATGGTTCTTTATCAGGAACAGCTAAAGCTCTTAACTTCCAAATAGGAGCTGACTGTGGAGTTTCTATGCAATTAGAAATAGGAAATATGGACGCTACTACATTAACAGTAAACAATGTAGCTAATAGTATATCAAATCATAAAGATGCGACAAAAGCTATAGATACTGTAGATAAGGCTATAAAGGCTGTTTCAGCTCAAAGATCAAAACTAGGAGCTAATCAAAATAGATTAGAACATACTATCAAGAACTTAGATAATGCTGCTGAAAATATTCAAGCTGCAGAATCAAGAATAAGAGATACTGATATGGCAAAAGAAATGGTTAACTTAACAAAACAAAACATATTACAACAAGCTGCTCAAGCTATGCTTGCACAAGCTAACCAAGCACCACAAGGTGTACTTCAACTATTAAGATAA
- the csrA gene encoding carbon storage regulator CsrA — MLILTRKKGESLILNENIEINILDIKDGKIKIGINAPKDVSVYRKELYDSIQNENKNATLSKNIDLNIFNEIFKK; from the coding sequence ATGCTTATACTAACTAGAAAAAAAGGCGAGAGTTTAATTTTAAATGAAAATATAGAAATAAATATTTTAGATATAAAAGATGGAAAGATAAAGATAGGAATAAATGCTCCTAAAGATGTAAGTGTATATAGAAAAGAGTTATACGACTCTATTCAGAATGAAAATAAGAATGCTACATTAAGTAAAAATATAGATTTAAATATATTTAATGAAATTTTTAAAAAATAA
- the fliW gene encoding flagellar assembly protein FliW codes for MSLSVASVQEDNIEYEKTINFIDGIPGFEEYKKFVIVNNADEKNPFHKLQSVENEELSFIIINPFVFKHDYEFDLPDWFIKKLEIENEKDLAIYTIVVVPEDITKMTANLLGPIIINIKNMTGKQIVLDDKRYTTKYLIIDEQKNRQEL; via the coding sequence ATGAGCCTAAGTGTAGCAAGTGTACAAGAAGATAACATAGAATACGAAAAGACAATTAACTTTATAGATGGTATACCGGGGTTTGAGGAATATAAAAAATTTGTCATAGTAAATAATGCTGATGAGAAAAATCCTTTTCATAAGCTTCAATCTGTAGAAAATGAAGAATTATCATTTATAATAATTAATCCATTTGTATTTAAACATGATTATGAGTTTGATTTACCTGATTGGTTCATAAAGAAACTTGAAATAGAAAATGAAAAAGATTTAGCTATATATACAATAGTAGTTGTTCCAGAAGATATAACTAAAATGACTGCTAACTTATTAGGTCCTATTATAATAAATATTAAAAATATGACAGGAAAACAAATAGTATTAGACGACAAAAGATATACTACAAAGTATTTAATAATAGATGAGCAAAAAAATAGACAGGAGTTATAG
- a CDS encoding DUF6470 family protein, with the protein MNNLSITTVKGQIGINTMNAGLDISQPKGEQSIRQIKPKMKINKEHPKVLIDQSQCFSEIGLKSRDEFMREYAQLGRQGALEAIARICEDGDRMAQIQKKMPPAIPEIAKKNGTPHIREFNIDLIPKSRPKIEVTGSLDINWQLGGVEYSYEPRKPVVSYNPGKVEVYMKKYPELDIKFIDNRK; encoded by the coding sequence ATGAACAATCTTAGTATTACAACTGTAAAAGGGCAAATAGGTATAAATACTATGAATGCAGGACTAGACATAAGTCAACCTAAAGGAGAACAAAGTATAAGACAAATTAAACCTAAGATGAAAATTAATAAAGAACATCCTAAGGTTTTAATAGACCAAAGTCAATGTTTTTCAGAAATAGGGTTAAAATCTCGTGATGAATTTATGAGAGAATATGCACAACTAGGGAGACAAGGAGCACTAGAGGCGATAGCTAGAATATGTGAAGATGGAGATCGGATGGCTCAAATACAGAAAAAAATGCCACCAGCTATACCAGAAATAGCTAAAAAAAATGGAACACCTCATATAAGAGAATTTAATATAGATCTCATACCTAAAAGTAGACCTAAAATAGAAGTAACGGGTAGTCTAGATATTAACTGGCAACTAGGAGGAGTAGAATATTCATATGAGCCTAGAAAACCTGTAGTATCATATAATCCTGGAAAGGTAGAAGTATATATGAAGAAGTATCCTGAATTAGACATAAAGTTTATTGACAATAGGAAGTAA
- the flgL gene encoding flagellar hook-associated protein FlgL encodes MRITNGMLVRNMMVNLNSNLRKMAKYQNQMSSGKQFQLPSENPIGMSKSLKLYTDLSKIEQYESNLKDAMSWMTTTENAIAEMGEIFQRIRELTVDAANGTKTDDDTTKVSEEIKQLKEQLIKLGNTTHAGRYVFTGYKTDKELMDKDGNYIYDPSNPLKSSELSIYNIGISEDIEVNTIGTKIFGVYDENDKTNPNFDKNSVNKDNKSYMIQFLDDLIENMENGNHKEIGGMLGGIDVLKDNLLAVRAEIGAKTNRLEMTEKRLSSDSINFRGVLSENEDVDPAEVIMNLKMAETVYLSSMAAGTRIIQPTLVDFLR; translated from the coding sequence ATGAGAATAACAAATGGTATGCTTGTTAGAAATATGATGGTGAATTTGAATAGTAACTTAAGAAAAATGGCGAAATATCAAAATCAAATGTCATCAGGTAAGCAGTTTCAACTTCCATCAGAAAATCCTATAGGAATGTCAAAGAGTTTAAAATTATATACAGATTTGTCTAAAATAGAACAATATGAATCTAATCTTAAAGATGCTATGTCATGGATGACTACTACAGAGAATGCTATTGCAGAAATGGGAGAAATATTCCAGAGAATTAGAGAATTGACAGTAGATGCCGCTAATGGAACAAAAACTGACGATGATACAACTAAAGTATCTGAAGAGATAAAGCAACTAAAAGAGCAACTTATAAAATTAGGAAATACTACTCATGCAGGAAGATATGTGTTTACTGGATATAAAACAGACAAAGAGCTTATGGATAAAGACGGTAACTATATTTATGATCCTTCTAATCCTTTAAAGAGTAGTGAATTATCTATTTACAATATAGGAATATCTGAAGATATAGAAGTTAATACAATCGGGACTAAGATTTTTGGAGTTTATGATGAAAATGATAAAACAAACCCTAATTTTGATAAAAATTCAGTAAATAAAGATAATAAATCCTATATGATACAGTTTCTTGATGACCTCATAGAGAATATGGAAAATGGAAATCATAAAGAAATAGGAGGTATGTTAGGGGGAATAGATGTTCTTAAAGATAATTTGTTGGCAGTAAGAGCGGAGATAGGAGCTAAAACAAATAGGCTTGAAATGACAGAAAAAAGATTAAGTTCAGATTCGATTAACTTTAGAGGTGTGCTATCCGAAAATGAAGATGTAGATCCAGCTGAAGTTATAATGAATCTTAAAATGGCTGAAACAGTATACCTTTCATCAATGGCAGCAGGTACTAGAATAATCCAACCAACATTAGTTGACTTTTTAAGGTGA
- the flgK gene encoding flagellar hook-associated protein FlgK, with protein MSWLGFNTAVSGLIGSQRKLYTTSHNIANANTPGYSKQVARQSASTPHYMSSVGYIGTGTQINLVERIRNNYLDNKYRSESSPLGEWGIKKDALTQIEHIFGEGEDHGLSVNINDFFKTLEKLGTNPSESSHRIAFRESAVSFTKQLNELAQKLYKEQKDLNIEIGGKIKKVNEIGEQIKNINDQIFRLEIDGHPANDLRDQRDLLVDELSKIVDIKTYEENGKFIVTVGGSTLVEHNSARKLKYPPETVPSSIDPSIDLYKVQWENGQDVFLKSGDLKGLLEVRDGDGKNGKYNGVPYYLGRLDEFAKVFAEQMNKIHEQGYTLGNPPENGIKLFENSNGSEIRADNIMVSKKIMEDQKNIATADETNGVENKGIVEELLKLRHKKDFFSGPDVTSGGTPEDYITSIISVLGVDSQHTQRMADKQQMIVKNVMQKRDSISQVDPDEEMSDMVRFTQAYNASARMITTFDHIFDVTINRLGLVGR; from the coding sequence ATGAGTTGGTTAGGTTTTAATACAGCTGTATCAGGGCTTATAGGAAGTCAAAGAAAGCTTTATACTACTAGTCATAATATTGCAAATGCAAATACGCCAGGTTATTCAAAGCAAGTAGCACGACAATCTGCTTCGACTCCACACTATATGAGTAGTGTAGGATACATAGGAACAGGAACACAAATTAATCTAGTAGAAAGAATCAGAAATAACTATCTAGATAACAAATATAGATCTGAAAGCTCACCATTAGGAGAATGGGGAATAAAAAAGGATGCACTTACGCAAATAGAACATATATTTGGAGAAGGGGAAGATCATGGATTAAGTGTAAATATAAATGACTTTTTTAAGACACTAGAAAAGTTGGGTACAAATCCTAGTGAATCATCACATAGAATTGCTTTTAGAGAGAGTGCTGTATCATTTACTAAACAGTTAAATGAGCTAGCTCAAAAGTTATATAAAGAACAAAAGGATTTAAATATTGAAATAGGTGGAAAAATAAAAAAAGTAAATGAAATAGGAGAGCAGATAAAAAACATTAATGATCAAATATTTAGACTAGAAATAGATGGACATCCTGCAAATGATTTAAGGGATCAAAGAGATTTATTAGTAGATGAACTTTCTAAAATAGTTGATATAAAAACTTATGAAGAGAATGGCAAATTCATAGTTACAGTAGGAGGATCCACTTTAGTAGAACATAATTCCGCTAGAAAGCTTAAATATCCGCCAGAGACAGTACCAAGTAGTATAGATCCTTCTATAGATTTATATAAAGTGCAATGGGAGAATGGCCAGGATGTTTTTCTTAAAAGTGGCGATTTAAAAGGATTACTTGAAGTAAGAGACGGAGATGGAAAAAATGGAAAATATAATGGAGTTCCGTATTATTTAGGTAGACTTGATGAGTTTGCTAAAGTATTCGCTGAACAAATGAATAAAATTCATGAACAAGGATATACATTGGGTAATCCACCGGAAAATGGAATAAAATTATTTGAAAATAGTAATGGCTCAGAAATAAGAGCAGATAATATTATGGTGTCAAAAAAAATAATGGAAGATCAAAAGAATATAGCGACTGCTGACGAAACAAATGGAGTAGAGAACAAAGGTATAGTAGAGGAATTACTAAAGTTAAGACACAAAAAGGACTTTTTCTCAGGACCAGACGTAACTTCAGGAGGTACTCCAGAGGATTATATAACTTCAATAATATCAGTGCTAGGAGTTGATAGCCAACATACACAAAGAATGGCAGATAAACAACAAATGATTGTAAAGAATGTTATGCAAAAAAGAGACTCAATATCTCAAGTAGATCCAGATGAAGAGATGTCAGATATGGTGAGATTCACTCAAGCGTATAATGCATCAGCAAGAATGATAACTACATTTGATCATATATTTGATGTTACTATAAACAGACTTGGACTTGTAGGCAGATAG
- the flgK gene encoding flagellar hook-associated protein FlgK has translation MGSFSGLYISFSGVNASKRSLESISHNISNVDNYYYTRQRAIHADSPYNKYGNYKVGLGVDTQKVGQVRDEFLDKKIRGELSKYGFWGVRADIFSQIEEIIGEDLGKKDKKDTEDIGLSKIMDDFWKSWEEVANDPSNNTKREHLKQRAIEFVDNVNHIYNQLNDLQFSLNKNVKDVVSSVNEKSKRVAELNQQIVASEATGAKANDYRDERNKLLDELSQIMGIDYYETSSGSVNVTLGGRHLISEGRYRELSTVEDGGPFVDVCWGDSGEKLDLDDELKSGELLGLIKARGKGDSPSIGSKQYEEMIPTIKAQLDTLVNTIANAINGIHGGNDTSKHFFGSIDGKDIRAGNIKLNIENVNDIIVSDSGDANDGSIAKAILDLRNGKIYGEGKLNIDEFYRNLIGDLGLSGEESINMAMAHETVINEVEGKRKSISGVSLDEEMSEMLKYQHAYVANTRVVNAIDEMIENVVNRLGVVGR, from the coding sequence ATGGGGTCATTTTCAGGACTGTATATAAGCTTTTCAGGGGTAAATGCTAGTAAAAGATCACTTGAGAGCATATCTCATAATATATCTAATGTAGATAATTATTACTACACTAGACAAAGAGCAATACATGCTGACTCACCATATAATAAATATGGAAATTACAAAGTAGGATTAGGTGTTGATACTCAAAAAGTAGGACAGGTAAGAGACGAATTTCTAGATAAAAAAATCAGAGGGGAACTGTCTAAGTATGGATTTTGGGGAGTAAGAGCAGATATCTTTAGTCAAATAGAAGAAATAATAGGAGAAGACCTAGGTAAAAAAGATAAAAAGGATACTGAAGATATTGGACTTAGTAAAATAATGGATGATTTTTGGAAGTCTTGGGAAGAAGTTGCTAATGATCCTAGTAATAATACTAAAAGGGAACATTTAAAACAAAGAGCAATTGAATTCGTAGATAATGTAAATCATATATACAATCAACTTAATGATTTGCAGTTCAGTCTAAATAAAAACGTTAAAGATGTAGTAAGCTCCGTAAACGAAAAATCAAAAAGAGTAGCTGAACTAAATCAACAAATAGTTGCAAGTGAGGCTACTGGAGCAAAAGCTAATGATTATAGAGATGAAAGAAATAAGTTATTAGATGAACTATCTCAAATAATGGGGATAGACTATTATGAGACAAGCTCAGGATCAGTTAATGTTACATTAGGGGGAAGACACTTAATTTCAGAAGGAAGATATAGAGAGCTATCTACAGTAGAAGATGGTGGACCATTCGTAGATGTTTGTTGGGGAGATAGTGGAGAAAAACTAGACCTCGATGATGAATTGAAAAGCGGAGAATTATTAGGACTAATAAAAGCAAGAGGAAAGGGAGATAGTCCATCTATTGGAAGTAAACAATATGAAGAAATGATACCTACCATTAAAGCTCAATTAGATACTTTGGTAAATACTATAGCAAATGCAATAAATGGTATTCATGGAGGAAATGATACATCCAAACATTTTTTTGGATCTATAGATGGTAAAGATATAAGAGCCGGAAATATAAAGTTAAATATAGAGAACGTAAATGACATAATTGTTTCTGATTCAGGAGATGCAAATGATGGATCAATAGCTAAAGCTATACTAGATTTAAGAAATGGAAAGATATATGGAGAAGGTAAGCTAAACATAGATGAATTCTATAGGAATTTAATTGGAGATTTAGGTTTATCTGGAGAGGAATCGATAAATATGGCAATGGCTCATGAAACAGTAATAAATGAAGTAGAAGGTAAAAGAAAATCAATATCAGGAGTTTCGCTAGATGAAGAAATGTCAGAAATGTTAAAGTACCAACATGCTTATGTTGCAAATACGAGAGTGGTAAATGCTATAGATGAAATGATAGAGAACGTTGTAAATAGATTGGGTGTAGTTGGAAGATAA